Proteins encoded by one window of Pseudonocardia alni:
- a CDS encoding 4'-phosphopantetheinyl transferase family protein, translated as MTVTVWWAAPADPGDRADLVALLDAHERERLLALRRHEDRARYLAAHALARIVLAERLDTDPAALVLDRTCRCGEPHGKPRLAGRGDDPGFSLTHSGALVGVAVGTGPVGVDVEAHRPLSGLDGLVRHALSPAELAAGTPDGTGFLVTWTRKEALLKATGEGLSSPMDAITLSPPHAPARVLGWTGTGGNWWVADVATGLDDHPGAVAGAGPVAPVVTVADGDAVLSVRRGTMHG; from the coding sequence GTGACCGTCACCGTCTGGTGGGCCGCCCCGGCCGATCCCGGCGACCGCGCCGACCTCGTCGCACTGCTGGACGCCCATGAACGTGAGCGGCTCCTCGCACTGCGCAGGCACGAGGACCGCGCCCGCTACCTCGCCGCGCACGCCCTGGCCCGGATCGTGCTCGCCGAGCGGCTCGACACCGACCCCGCCGCGCTCGTCCTGGACCGGACCTGTCGCTGCGGGGAGCCGCACGGCAAGCCGCGCCTGGCCGGGCGCGGCGACGACCCCGGCTTCTCGCTGACCCACTCCGGCGCGCTGGTCGGCGTCGCGGTCGGGACCGGCCCGGTCGGCGTCGACGTCGAGGCGCACCGCCCGCTGTCCGGCCTCGACGGCCTCGTCCGGCACGCCCTCTCCCCCGCCGAGCTCGCCGCGGGCACGCCCGACGGCACCGGGTTCCTGGTCACCTGGACCCGCAAGGAGGCGCTGCTCAAGGCCACCGGCGAGGGCCTGTCGAGCCCGATGGACGCGATCACGCTGTCCCCGCCGCACGCCCCGGCCCGGGTGCTGGGCTGGACCGGCACCGGCGGGAACTGGTGGGTCGCCGACGTCGCCACCGGCCTCGACGACCACCCGGGCGCCGTCGCCGGGGCGGGACCGGTGGCCCCGGTCGTCACCGTCGCCGACGGCGACGCGGTCCTGTCGGTGCGCCGGGGCACGATGCACGGGTGA
- a CDS encoding DNA polymerase IV codes for MTAAADRWVLHLDMDAFFASVEQLTRPTLADRPVLVGGAGPRGVVAGASYQARVFGARSAMPMGQARRRCPHATVLPPRFSLYKALSEEVMAVLGEFSPVLEPVSVDEAFVEPPDLVGASPDRVREWGTRLRGAVRERTGLPASVGAGSGKQVAKIASELAKPDGLRVIAHAEQAAVLDPLPVRSLWGIGPVSGEALRKIGIETIGQLAAMDAREVAGVLGGAVGSELHRLARGVDDRPVAPRGAAKQISAETTFDTDLTAMSAVHTAVESICVAVHRRLVADGRTARTVTVKARTGDFATHTRSETTPFGTRDLATLVAVARRLAEGAVGEGGVRLLGVSVSGFGDEPPLALFDAVPSESGWTTAQAPDSPPATAGPAAAAGVTVLDAFPENDAAGGTGATEEPGDAVGPLRPDRPDREPDPDRPWRAGDDVAHPEHGHGWVQGAGHGRVTVRFETALTGPGRTRTFDAADPGLTRADPLGSWRA; via the coding sequence GTGACCGCGGCGGCCGACCGCTGGGTGCTGCATCTCGACATGGACGCGTTCTTCGCCTCGGTCGAGCAGCTGACCCGGCCCACCCTGGCCGACCGGCCGGTCCTGGTCGGCGGCGCGGGACCGCGCGGCGTCGTCGCGGGGGCGAGCTACCAGGCGCGGGTGTTCGGGGCCCGCTCGGCGATGCCGATGGGGCAGGCGCGGCGGCGCTGCCCGCACGCGACCGTCCTGCCGCCCCGGTTCTCGCTGTACAAGGCGCTGTCCGAGGAGGTCATGGCCGTCCTCGGCGAGTTCTCCCCGGTGCTCGAGCCGGTGTCGGTCGACGAGGCGTTCGTGGAGCCGCCCGACCTCGTGGGGGCCTCCCCGGACCGGGTGCGGGAGTGGGGCACCCGGCTGCGCGGCGCGGTGCGCGAGCGCACCGGGCTGCCCGCCTCGGTGGGGGCCGGGTCGGGCAAGCAGGTCGCGAAGATCGCCTCCGAGCTGGCCAAGCCGGACGGGCTGCGGGTGATCGCCCACGCCGAGCAGGCCGCCGTGCTCGACCCGCTCCCGGTGCGGTCGCTCTGGGGCATCGGACCGGTCTCCGGCGAGGCGCTGCGGAAGATCGGGATCGAGACGATCGGACAGCTCGCCGCGATGGACGCCCGCGAGGTCGCCGGGGTGCTGGGCGGTGCCGTCGGGTCCGAGCTGCACCGCCTGGCCCGCGGTGTCGACGACCGTCCGGTCGCCCCGCGCGGCGCGGCCAAGCAGATCAGCGCGGAGACGACCTTCGACACCGACCTGACCGCGATGAGCGCGGTGCACACCGCGGTGGAGTCGATCTGCGTCGCCGTGCACCGGCGCCTGGTCGCCGACGGCCGGACCGCCCGCACCGTCACGGTGAAGGCGCGGACCGGGGACTTCGCCACCCACACCCGGTCCGAGACGACCCCCTTCGGGACCCGGGACCTGGCGACCCTGGTCGCGGTGGCCCGACGGCTGGCCGAGGGCGCCGTCGGCGAGGGCGGGGTGCGGCTGCTGGGGGTGTCGGTGTCCGGCTTCGGCGACGAGCCGCCACTGGCGCTGTTCGACGCGGTGCCCTCGGAGAGCGGGTGGACGACGGCCCAGGCCCCCGACTCACCGCCCGCGACCGCCGGCCCGGCCGCCGCGGCGGGGGTGACCGTGCTCGACGCATTCCCGGAGAACGACGCAGCCGGCGGGACCGGCGCGACCGAGGAGCCCGGCGACGCGGTCGGGCCGCTCCGCCCGGACCGGCCCGACCGCGAACCCGACCCGGACCGGCCCTGGCGCGCCGGCGACGACGTCGCCCACCCCGAGCACGGCCACGGCTGGGTCCAGGGCGCCGGGCACGGGCGGGTCACCGTGCGGTTCGAGACCGCGCTCACCGGCCCCGGACGCACCCGCACGTTCGACGCCGCCGACCCGGGCCTCACCCGGGCCGACCCGCTGGGCAGCTGGCGGGCCTGA
- a CDS encoding cobalamin biosynthesis protein: MERPRAERSAPRPVITVGVGLRPGTSEAAVRALLDRVAAAHGLELGDAVVATLDRRASEPGLRAAVAPREPHGFAAAALAAVAVPRPDARVAAAVGTPSVAEAAALLAAGDGAHLIVGKTAGQGVTIAVAAGSADVGLPSGASSETCGPGYRPASPSSGGPAQGAAATAGRRSPGEERR, translated from the coding sequence GTGGAGCGTCCGCGTGCCGAGCGCTCCGCTCCACGACCGGTGATCACCGTCGGGGTGGGGCTGCGGCCGGGCACGTCCGAGGCCGCGGTGCGCGCGCTGCTGGACCGGGTCGCCGCCGCGCACGGGCTGGAGCTCGGGGACGCCGTCGTCGCCACCCTGGACCGGCGGGCATCGGAACCGGGGTTGCGGGCGGCCGTCGCACCGCGGGAGCCGCACGGGTTCGCGGCCGCCGCGCTGGCCGCGGTCGCGGTACCGCGGCCGGATGCCCGGGTCGCCGCGGCCGTCGGGACCCCATCCGTCGCAGAGGCCGCCGCGCTCCTCGCTGCCGGCGACGGGGCCCACCTGATCGTCGGTAAAACCGCTGGTCAGGGCGTCACCATCGCCGTGGCCGCCGGATCGGCGGATGTGGGATTGCCCTCCGGGGCCTCCTCCGAAACATGCGGGCCCGGCTATCGTCCGGCGTCGCCGTCGAGCGGAGGGCCCGCGCAGGGAGCCGCTGCCACCGCCGGGCGTCGGAGTCCGGGAGAGGAACGTCGTTGA
- the cobO gene encoding cob(I)yrinic acid a,c-diamide adenosyltransferase encodes MPQGQVSVTPTDGLTTRQRRNRPLLVVHTGVMKGKSTAAFGMALRGWNQGWSIGVFQFVKSAKWKVGEEEAFRALGEVHERTGQGGPVEWHKMGSGWSWSRKAGSETDHAADAAEGWAEIRRRIETEAHRLYVLDEFTYPLKWGWIDVDEVVDVLTNRPGQQHVIITGRDAPQALVDAADLVMETTKVKHPMDAGQKGQRGIEW; translated from the coding sequence GTGCCGCAGGGACAGGTGTCCGTCACGCCCACCGACGGGCTCACCACCCGCCAGCGTCGCAACCGGCCGCTGCTGGTGGTGCACACCGGGGTGATGAAGGGGAAGTCGACCGCCGCGTTCGGGATGGCGCTGCGCGGCTGGAACCAGGGCTGGTCGATCGGGGTGTTCCAGTTCGTCAAGTCCGCGAAGTGGAAGGTCGGCGAGGAGGAGGCGTTCCGCGCCCTGGGCGAGGTCCACGAGCGGACCGGCCAGGGCGGGCCCGTCGAGTGGCACAAGATGGGCTCGGGCTGGTCCTGGTCGCGCAAGGCCGGCAGCGAGACCGACCACGCCGCCGACGCCGCCGAGGGCTGGGCCGAGATCCGCCGCCGGATCGAGACCGAGGCGCACCGCCTGTACGTGCTCGACGAGTTCACCTACCCGCTCAAGTGGGGCTGGATCGACGTCGACGAGGTCGTCGACGTGCTCACGAACCGGCCCGGGCAGCAGCACGTCATCATCACCGGCCGGGACGCCCCGCAGGCCCTGGTCGACGCCGCCGACCTGGTCATGGAGACCACGAAGGTCAAGCACCCGATGGACGCCGGGCAGAAGGGCCAGCGGGGGATCGAGTGGTGA
- the cobA gene encoding uroporphyrinogen-III C-methyltransferase yields the protein MNAHHEQYLVGLDLAGRRAVVVGGGQVAQRRVARLIAAGAVVEVVSPEVTPAVEGMASAGEITWTARRWTDGDLAGAWYAIAATDEAATNAAVVAEAERDRVFCVRADDGDKGTAVTPATGGYDGLTVGVLARGAHRRSAAVRTALVEALAAGVVDESAEPPQAGVALVGGGPGDPELITVRGRRLLSRAEVVVADRLGPRDILDELSPEVEVIDASKIPYGRAMAQERINELLISHARAGKFVVRLKGGDPFVYGRGFEEVQACAAAGVPVTVVPGITSAFAAPAVAGTPVSHRGVAHEIVVVSGHVAPGDPRSLTDWTALGRMTGTIVLMMAVERLGKFAEALISHGRPADTPVLIVQDGTTRIERSVRATLETAEQVAAEQEISPPAIVVIGPVAGLQAPVGG from the coding sequence TTGAACGCGCACCACGAGCAGTACCTGGTCGGGCTGGACCTGGCCGGCCGCCGGGCCGTCGTCGTCGGTGGGGGACAGGTCGCCCAGCGCCGTGTCGCCCGCCTGATCGCCGCGGGAGCGGTCGTCGAGGTCGTCTCGCCCGAGGTCACCCCGGCGGTCGAGGGCATGGCCTCGGCCGGGGAGATCACCTGGACGGCCCGCCGCTGGACCGACGGCGACCTCGCCGGCGCCTGGTACGCGATCGCCGCCACCGACGAGGCCGCGACCAACGCCGCCGTCGTCGCCGAGGCCGAGCGGGACCGCGTGTTCTGCGTCCGCGCCGACGACGGCGACAAGGGCACCGCGGTCACCCCTGCCACCGGCGGCTACGACGGGCTCACCGTCGGCGTGCTGGCCCGGGGCGCGCACCGGCGGTCCGCGGCCGTGCGCACCGCGCTGGTCGAGGCACTGGCCGCCGGTGTCGTCGACGAGTCGGCCGAGCCCCCGCAGGCCGGTGTCGCGTTGGTCGGTGGCGGTCCGGGCGACCCGGAGCTGATCACCGTGCGCGGACGGCGGCTGCTGTCCCGCGCCGAGGTCGTCGTCGCCGACCGGCTCGGCCCGCGCGACATCCTCGACGAGCTGTCCCCCGAGGTCGAGGTCATCGACGCCTCCAAGATCCCCTACGGCCGCGCCATGGCCCAGGAGCGGATCAACGAGCTGCTCATCTCCCACGCCCGGGCCGGGAAGTTCGTGGTCCGCCTCAAGGGCGGCGACCCGTTCGTCTACGGCCGCGGGTTCGAGGAGGTCCAGGCGTGCGCCGCGGCCGGGGTGCCGGTGACCGTCGTCCCGGGCATCACCAGCGCCTTCGCCGCACCGGCCGTCGCCGGCACGCCGGTGAGTCACCGCGGGGTCGCGCACGAGATCGTCGTCGTGTCCGGGCACGTCGCGCCGGGTGACCCGCGCAGCCTCACCGACTGGACCGCGCTGGGCCGGATGACCGGCACGATCGTGTTGATGATGGCCGTGGAGCGGCTCGGGAAGTTCGCCGAGGCGCTGATCTCCCACGGCCGGCCCGCCGACACCCCGGTCCTGATCGTGCAGGACGGCACCACCCGGATCGAGCGATCGGTGCGCGCCACCCTGGAGACCGCCGAGCAGGTCGCGGCCGAGCAGGAGATCAGCCCGCCGGCAATCGTCGTGATCGGGCCCGTCGCGGGGTTGCAGGCGCCCGTCGGGGGGTGA
- a CDS encoding MarR family winged helix-turn-helix transcriptional regulator has product MTDEIDDVVDAVMTASRAMLSVVARSLAAAGEHTGGDTAGDVTLPQYRALVVLAQYGTRRPADLARALTVSASTATRMCDRLVTRGLVARTRTGDDRREVAVALSPAGRALVDEVTRLRRAEMHRLLATLPAAERTAVRDALRRFAEAAGEVGETDWAVAPVPAEDGAR; this is encoded by the coding sequence GTGACGGACGAGATCGATGACGTCGTCGACGCGGTGATGACCGCGAGCCGGGCGATGCTCTCCGTGGTGGCCCGGTCCCTGGCCGCCGCGGGCGAGCACACCGGCGGTGACACGGCCGGCGACGTGACCCTGCCCCAGTACCGCGCGCTGGTCGTGCTGGCCCAGTACGGCACCCGGCGACCGGCCGACCTGGCCAGGGCGCTGACCGTGTCGGCGTCGACGGCGACCCGGATGTGCGACCGGCTGGTGACCCGCGGCCTCGTCGCGCGCACCCGCACCGGTGACGACCGCCGCGAGGTCGCCGTCGCGCTCAGCCCGGCCGGGCGGGCGCTCGTCGACGAGGTCACCCGGCTGCGCCGCGCCGAGATGCACCGGCTGCTCGCGACGCTGCCCGCCGCCGAGCGCACCGCGGTCCGCGACGCGCTGCGCCGCTTCGCGGAGGCCGCGGGCGAGGTCGGCGAGACCGACTGGGCCGTCGCGCCCGTGCCCGCCGAGGACGGTGCCCGGTGA
- a CDS encoding NAD(P)/FAD-dependent oxidoreductase — protein METADVLVVGGGIAGVSVAWELAAHARVVLTEAEQDLPVHSTARSAATYIPGHGSGPFRALIDASGPRFAALPEQLGTPPLLSPRAVLHLADDEQAADRLATTLREQHGEPGAPVALDPAQAWRRAPVLRRAPRAAAWTAGACDVDTAALHDGYRRGLRARGGTVLRGARVAALDRDGSGWSATTTGGHRVRAGVVVDAAGAWADAVAALAGVPGAGLTPYRRTIAACPVGDPSVLTVDGAVLPMIADAAERWYLKAEADVVLVSPADETPAEPGDARPDELDVALALDRVGSATTLGLRSVRTAWAGLRTFAPDRAPVLGARPEHPGFFFVAGQGGSGIESAPALAALAASVVLGHPSPADVELDPAVCSVTRLT, from the coding sequence ATGGAGACGGCGGACGTGCTGGTGGTCGGCGGCGGCATCGCCGGGGTGTCGGTCGCGTGGGAGCTGGCCGCGCACGCCCGCGTCGTGCTGACCGAGGCCGAGCAGGACCTGCCGGTCCACTCCACCGCCCGCTCGGCCGCCACCTACATCCCCGGTCACGGCTCCGGCCCGTTCCGCGCGCTGATCGACGCCTCCGGGCCGCGGTTCGCTGCGCTGCCCGAGCAGCTCGGCACGCCGCCCCTGCTGTCCCCGCGCGCGGTCCTGCACCTCGCGGACGACGAGCAGGCCGCCGACCGCCTCGCCACGACGCTGCGCGAGCAGCACGGCGAGCCCGGCGCCCCGGTCGCCCTGGACCCCGCGCAGGCGTGGCGCCGCGCGCCGGTGCTGCGCCGCGCCCCGCGTGCGGCCGCGTGGACCGCCGGTGCCTGCGACGTCGACACCGCGGCCCTGCACGACGGCTACCGGCGCGGGCTGCGCGCCCGCGGTGGCACCGTGCTGCGCGGCGCCCGGGTGGCCGCGCTGGACCGGGACGGCTCCGGCTGGAGCGCGACGACGACCGGCGGGCACCGGGTGCGGGCGGGAGTGGTCGTCGACGCGGCCGGGGCCTGGGCCGACGCGGTGGCGGCGCTGGCCGGCGTACCCGGCGCCGGGCTGACCCCGTACCGGCGCACGATCGCCGCCTGCCCGGTCGGCGACCCGTCGGTGCTCACCGTCGACGGTGCCGTCCTGCCGATGATCGCCGACGCCGCCGAGCGCTGGTACCTGAAGGCCGAGGCGGACGTCGTGCTGGTCTCCCCGGCCGACGAGACCCCGGCCGAGCCGGGCGACGCGCGGCCCGACGAGCTCGACGTCGCCCTCGCCCTGGACCGGGTGGGCTCGGCGACCACGCTCGGGCTGCGGTCGGTCCGGACCGCGTGGGCGGGGCTGCGGACCTTCGCCCCCGACCGCGCCCCGGTGCTGGGCGCGCGCCCGGAGCACCCGGGGTTCTTCTTCGTCGCGGGGCAGGGCGGGTCGGGCATCGAGTCCGCCCCGGCACTGGCGGCGCTGGCCGCGTCGGTCGTCCTGGGCCACCCGTCCCCGGCCGACGTCGAGCTCGACCCCGCTGTGTGCTCGGTCACACGACTGACGTAA
- a CDS encoding cobyrinate a,c-diamide synthase — translation MVTTARALVVAAPSSGSGKTTVATGLMAALSRRGTRVAPFKIGPDYIDPGYHTLAAGRPGRNLDVVLQGADRLAPLARHGARDADVAVVEGVMGLFDGRIADGAGSTAQVAATLGAPVVLVVDVRGQSRSLAALLHGFRSFDESVQVAGVILNRVGSDRHAQVCRAAAEEVGLPVLGAVPRRAELAVPSRHLGLVTAAEHGSAATAAVDAMAALVAEHVDLDAVLALARPLPDGPVWDPAAELGADPVPGRPVVALAGGPAFGFGYAEHAELLTAAGADVVTFDPLRDPALPAGTAALVLPGGFPEEHVGALGDNAPLRAQVAALAASGAPVHAECGGLLYLCRDLDGTPMCGVLDASAGMTPRLTLGYRDAVAVSASPLFAAGERAGAHEFHRCAVTPRAGAAPAWAWRGGEPEGYVDARVHASFLHTHPAGVPGAVARFVAAARAGAPAALA, via the coding sequence GTGGTGACCACGGCCCGCGCGCTGGTCGTCGCGGCGCCGTCGTCGGGGAGCGGGAAGACCACGGTCGCGACCGGGCTGATGGCCGCGCTGTCGCGGCGCGGCACCCGGGTCGCACCGTTCAAGATCGGGCCGGACTACATCGACCCCGGCTACCACACCCTCGCCGCGGGCCGCCCGGGCCGGAACCTCGACGTCGTCCTGCAGGGCGCCGACCGGCTCGCGCCGCTGGCCCGGCACGGCGCCCGGGACGCCGACGTCGCCGTCGTCGAGGGGGTGATGGGCCTGTTCGACGGCCGCATCGCCGACGGCGCCGGGTCCACCGCACAGGTCGCGGCGACCCTGGGGGCGCCGGTGGTGCTGGTCGTCGACGTCCGGGGACAGTCCCGGTCGCTGGCCGCGCTGCTGCACGGATTCCGCTCGTTCGACGAGTCCGTGCAGGTCGCGGGCGTGATCCTCAACCGGGTCGGGTCCGACCGGCACGCGCAGGTCTGCCGGGCCGCGGCCGAGGAGGTCGGGCTCCCGGTGCTGGGCGCGGTCCCGCGCCGGGCCGAGCTGGCGGTGCCCTCGCGGCACCTGGGCCTGGTCACCGCCGCCGAACACGGTTCCGCCGCGACCGCCGCGGTGGACGCGATGGCCGCGCTCGTCGCCGAGCACGTGGACCTCGACGCCGTCCTCGCGCTCGCCCGCCCGCTGCCCGACGGACCCGTCTGGGACCCGGCGGCCGAGCTCGGGGCGGACCCGGTCCCGGGACGTCCGGTGGTCGCGCTCGCGGGAGGCCCGGCCTTCGGGTTCGGCTACGCCGAGCACGCCGAGCTGCTCACCGCGGCCGGTGCCGACGTGGTGACCTTCGACCCGCTGCGCGACCCCGCGCTCCCGGCGGGCACGGCCGCGCTCGTGCTGCCCGGCGGCTTCCCCGAGGAGCACGTCGGCGCGCTCGGGGACAACGCGCCGCTGCGGGCGCAGGTCGCCGCGCTGGCCGCGTCCGGGGCGCCGGTGCACGCCGAGTGCGGCGGGCTGCTGTACCTGTGCCGCGACCTCGACGGGACGCCGATGTGCGGGGTCCTCGACGCGTCGGCGGGGATGACCCCGCGGCTCACGCTCGGCTACCGCGACGCGGTCGCGGTGTCGGCGTCGCCACTGTTCGCGGCGGGCGAGCGGGCCGGGGCGCACGAGTTCCACCGGTGCGCGGTCACCCCGCGGGCCGGGGCCGCCCCCGCCTGGGCGTGGCGCGGCGGCGAGCCGGAGGGCTACGTCGACGCCCGGGTGCACGCGTCGTTCCTGCACACCCACCCGGCCGGTGTGCCCGGCGCCGTCGCCCGGTTCGTCGCGGCGGCGCGCGCCGGGGCCCCGGCCGCGCTCGCATGA
- a CDS encoding chloride channel protein translates to MTAVRALHRALVGTRPGLVGLATVIGIGAGIGSVLFHELILGVTWLVTGREDFSDAGRVASPHLPGLGVWFLLVAPVLGGLVYGPLVQRFAPEARGHGVPEVMLAVARRGGRIPATVAAVKALASGICIGTGGSVGREGPIVQIGSALGSAIGQWLRVPATRLVLMVACGAAGGISATFDAPISGVVFGLELILRSFSAEAFGVLVISSVVANVVAEVIAGDRAILTLPHFDLGSPAQLPLYALLGLLAGLLGWAFARILYAVEDACDAVWRGPEWLRPAVGGLLLGGLLLALPQMYGVGYPVLEAAIGGRYVVGFLLLLVVGKILASSLTIGIGGSGGVFAPSLFVGGTAGTAFGYAAAALFPALDLHPGAFGLVGMAAVFAGAAHAPITAVLIVFELTGDYALILPLMAAVVLATGLSNLVSRDNIYTLKLLRRGIDLAADTPTDEALRRVVVAQVMRPADGTTPDPELPVLDPDGSVHDVLGVLAAHRGAALPVREGPDGPLLGTLTEHDLLDHLRGVAGRGTVDR, encoded by the coding sequence GTGACCGCGGTCCGCGCGCTGCACCGCGCGCTCGTCGGCACCCGGCCGGGGCTCGTCGGCCTGGCGACGGTCATCGGGATCGGTGCCGGCATCGGGTCGGTGCTGTTCCACGAGCTGATCCTCGGTGTCACCTGGCTGGTCACCGGTCGGGAGGACTTCTCCGACGCCGGCCGGGTCGCCTCGCCGCACCTGCCCGGGCTGGGGGTCTGGTTCCTGCTCGTCGCCCCGGTGCTCGGCGGCCTCGTGTACGGCCCGCTGGTCCAGCGGTTCGCGCCGGAGGCCCGCGGGCACGGGGTGCCGGAGGTGATGCTCGCCGTCGCGCGCCGGGGCGGGCGGATCCCGGCCACCGTCGCCGCGGTGAAGGCGCTCGCGTCGGGGATCTGCATCGGCACCGGCGGCTCCGTCGGCCGGGAGGGCCCGATCGTGCAGATCGGCTCCGCGCTCGGCTCGGCCATCGGGCAGTGGCTGCGGGTACCCGCCACCCGGCTGGTCCTGATGGTCGCCTGCGGCGCCGCGGGCGGGATCTCCGCGACGTTCGACGCCCCGATCTCCGGGGTGGTGTTCGGCCTGGAGCTGATCCTGCGGTCGTTCAGCGCCGAGGCCTTCGGCGTGCTGGTGATCAGCTCCGTGGTCGCGAACGTCGTCGCCGAGGTGATCGCCGGGGACCGCGCGATCCTGACCCTGCCGCACTTCGACCTGGGCAGCCCCGCCCAGCTGCCGCTCTATGCGCTGCTCGGGCTGCTCGCGGGGCTGCTGGGCTGGGCCTTCGCCCGCATCCTCTACGCCGTCGAGGACGCCTGCGACGCCGTCTGGCGCGGCCCGGAGTGGCTGCGCCCGGCCGTCGGCGGGCTGCTGCTCGGCGGGCTGCTGCTGGCGCTGCCCCAGATGTACGGCGTGGGCTACCCGGTGCTGGAGGCCGCGATCGGCGGCCGGTACGTCGTCGGGTTCCTGCTCCTGCTCGTCGTCGGGAAGATCCTCGCCTCCAGTCTCACCATCGGCATCGGCGGGTCCGGCGGCGTCTTCGCGCCGTCGCTGTTCGTCGGCGGCACCGCCGGGACCGCTTTCGGCTACGCCGCCGCGGCCCTGTTCCCGGCGCTCGACCTGCACCCCGGCGCGTTCGGCCTGGTCGGCATGGCGGCGGTGTTCGCGGGGGCCGCGCACGCCCCGATCACCGCGGTGCTCATCGTGTTCGAGCTCACCGGCGACTACGCCCTGATCCTGCCGCTGATGGCCGCCGTCGTCCTGGCAACCGGCCTGTCCAACCTGGTGTCGCGGGACAACATCTACACGCTCAAGCTGCTGCGACGCGGGATCGACCTCGCCGCCGACACCCCGACCGACGAGGCGCTGCGCCGGGTCGTCGTCGCCCAGGTGATGCGGCCCGCCGACGGCACGACGCCCGACCCGGAGCTGCCCGTCCTGGACCCGGACGGCTCCGTGCACGACGTCCTCGGGGTGCTCGCCGCGCACCGGGGGGCGGCGCTGCCCGTGCGGGAGGGGCCGGACGGGCCGCTGCTCGGGACGCTGACCGAGCACGACCTGCTCGACCATCTGCGGGGAGTGGCCGGGCGCGGGACGGTTGACCGCTGA